A genomic stretch from Malus domestica chromosome 15, GDT2T_hap1 includes:
- the LOC103455825 gene encoding glutamate receptor 2.8-like translates to MNSKPSKREFSNMTKNPMIKLVFLFFIFFRIFFVGAQNTTLIPVHVGVVLDLDTGFGKMGMSCIDMALADFYASHAGYKTRLVLHKRDSAEDVVVAATAALDLIKNEKVQAIIGLESSMQASFVIELGDKAQVPIISFSATSPSLQGSYFFRIAQNDLSQVKAISSIIQAFGWTETVPISVDNEFGKGVIPYLTTALQAVGARVPYWSFIPSTATDEEIVAELRKLMSMRTRVFIVHMSLFLGSRFFSKAKDFGMMDEGFVWIMTNGMTNSFRSSSPSVDIDDMKGVLGLKTYVPITKELESFRARWQTKFRQDNPAIPSVKLDVFGLWAYDAACALAMTVEKVGTTNFRSQKMTDSGNSTGLERLEVSQSGPELVRELSCTRFRGLSGDFSLINRQLKSSTFQIINVNDNGERGIGYWTPKNGLVRNIKSNKHTSRYSTSKSNLGPIIWPGDTTLVPRGWQSSKNGTLKILIPVKIAYYEFVTVKHDSRTGTTNVSGYCIDVFNALIEALPYSVAYEYYPFEEPNGERAGSYNDMVYQVALGNYDAVVGDITIRANRSLYVDFTLPYREAGVSMVVPVKGNNGAKNTWVFLKPLTWDLWVTSCCFFIFIGFVVWFLEHPKNKDFQGPPHHQIGTSFWFSFSTMFFAPRELVLSNLARFVVIVWYFVVLILTQSYTASLTSILTVQQLQPTVTDINTLIKNGDKVGYRRNSFVYGILKQVGFQDDKLRAYYSREELDKLLRDGNENGGISAAFDETPYMKLFVSTYCSKYTIVEQTFKTDGFAFVFQKGSLLTRDFSTAITVVHEGDKMMAIEDKWLKKNESCSNSDTVRSSNTLSLDSFWGLFIVAGVVSSLAILVFTAIFLYEHSYIFTRADTEASFWTRIHEILRVYYGKDLTSDISRKSTLQDSDHGIAAAESSPNSSCPPRSSSSSPDPTGPHIVHQELVGTHNSSVHGGDLSPNGQVTQDSSTHEYGIELTSSPSGERQN, encoded by the exons ttcgTCGGGGCACAAAACACAACATTAATCCCAGTACATGTGGGAGTGGTTCTTGACTTGGACACCGGGTTTGGGAAAATGGGGATGAGCTGCATTGACATGGCCCTCGCCGACTTCTACGCCTCTCATGCAGGCTACAAAACCAGGCTGGTCCTACACAAAAGGGACTCTGCAGAAGATGTTGTTGTTGCAGCTACTGCAG CTCTAGACTTGATAAAAAATGAGAAGGTGCAAGCCATCATAGGGTTAGAATCATCAATGCAAGCCAGCTTTGTAATTGAGCTTGGAGATAAAGCTCAGGTGCCCATAATATCATTTTCCGCAACAAGCCCTTCTCTTCAGGGTTCATACTTTTTCCGAATTGCGCAGAATGACTTATCTCAAGTTAAAGCCATTAGTAGTATCATCCAAGCCTTTGGTTGGACTGAAACAGTGCCCATCAGCGTTGACAATGAGTTCGGAAAGGGAGTAATACCGTACCTGACTACTGCTTTGCAAGCAGTTGGTGCTCGTGTGCCCTACTGGAGTTTCATTCCTTCAACTGCCACGGATGAGGAAATTGTTGCAGAGCTACGCAAGTTGATGTCAATGCGAACCAGGGTCTTCATAGTGCATATGTCCCTTTTTCTTGGCTCTCGGTTTTTCTCAAAAGCAAAAGACTTTGGCATGATGGATGAAGGCTTTGTTTGGATAATGACAAATGGGATGACTAACAGTTTTAGGTCCTCGAGTCCTTCTGTCGACATAGATGACATGAAAGGGGTGTTGGGTTTAAAGACTTATGTTCCCATTACAAAAGAGCTTGAAAGTTTTAGAGCTAGATGGCAAACAAAATTCCGACAAGACAATCCAGCTATCCCTAGTGTTAAATTGGATGTTTTTGGATTGTGGGCTTATGATGCTGCTTGCGCACTAGCCATGACAGTTGAAAAGGTTGGAACAACAAACTTCCGCTCCCAGAAGATGACCGATTCTGGCAATTCCACTGGTTTGGAGAGATTAGAGGTCTCTCAAAGTGGTCCTGAACTTGTCCGAGAATTATCATGTACAAGATTCAGAGGTCTTTCAGGAGATTTCAGCCTTATTAATAGGCAACTAAAATCATCAACGTTTCAGATTATTAATGTGAACGACAATGGGGAAAGAGGGATTGGGTATTGGACACCCAAAAATGGACTTGTAAGAAACATTAAATCGAACAAACATACAAGCAGATATTCTACTTCGAAATCCAATCTTGGACCTATTATATGGCCTGGGGACACCACCTTGGTTCCAAGGGGTTGGCAGAGTAGTAAGAACGGGACCTTAAAAATTCTAATCCCGGTGAAGATAGCGTATTATGAATTTGTAACTGTAAAACATGATTCTAGAACTGGCACAACTAATGTCAGTGGATACTGCATAGATGTCTTTAACGCTTTAATAGAGGCATTGCCGTACTCAGTTGCTTATGAGTATTATCCCTTTGAGGAGCCTAATGGTGAAAGAGCTGGAAGTTACAATGATATGGTCTATCAAGTAGCTCTCGGG AACTATGATGCTGTGGTTGGAGATATTACCATTAGAGCAAATAGATCCTTGTATGTTGACTTTACATTGCCGTACAGAGAAGCGGGGGTATCAATGGTTGTGCCTGTCAAAGGAAACAATGGTGCGAAAAACACCTGGGTGTTCTTGAAGCCCTTGACCTGGGACCTTTGGGTAACCAGCTGctgcttttttattttcattggtTTTGTGGTCTGGTTTCTTGAACACCCAAAAAACAAGGACTTTCAGGGGCCTCCACATCACCAAATTGGCACAAGCTTTTGGTTCTCCTTCTCAACCATGTTTTTCGCACCTC GGGAGCTAGTGTTGAGCAACTTGGCTAGATTTGTGGTGATCGTTTGGTACTTTGTTGTTCTCATACTAACGCAAAGTTATACTGCCAGTTTAACGTCAATATTAACAGTCCAGCAGCTCCAACCAACCGTCACTGATATAAACACGCTCATTAAGAATGGGGACAAGGTTGGCTACCGACGAAATTCTTTTGTTTATGGGATTTTGAAGCAAGTAGGATTTCAGGATGATAAACTTAGGGCCTATTATTCTCGAGAAGAATTGGATAAACTTCTTCGAGACGGGAATGAAAACGGAGGTATTTCCGCTGCTTTTGATGAAACGCCCTACATGAAACTTTTTGTTTCAACTTATTGTTCAAAATATACCATTGTCGAGCAAACATTCAAAACTGATGGTTTTGCATTT GTCTTTCAAAAAGGTTCGCTTCTCACGCGTGATTTTTCAACCGCAATCACTGTAGTGCACGAGGGAGATAAAATGATGGCCATCGAAGATAAGTGgttgaagaaaaatgaaagttgttCAAACTCCGACACCGTGAGAAGTTCCAACACTCTTAGTCTTGATAGCTTTTGGGGCCTCTTCATCGTTGCTGGTGTTGTTTCATCACTAGCAATCCTCGTATTTACAGCTATATTCCTCTATGAGCATAGCTACATCTTTACACGCGCAGATACAGAAGCCTCATTTTGGACAAGAATTCATGAAATATTAAGAGTATATTACGGAAAAGACCTGACTTCGGATATTTCTAGGAAGAGCACGCTGCAAGATAGTGATCATGGTATTGCTGCGGCTGAATCTTCACCAAACAGCAGCTGTCCCCCAAGGTCATCATCAAGCTCTCCCGACCCCACTGGACCGCACATTGTTCATCAAGAGCTGGTGGGAACTCATAATTCTTCCGTGCATGGTGGTGATCTGAGTCCCAATGGTCAAGTAACCCAAGACAGTAGTACTCATGAATATGGTATTGAGTTAACTTCCTCCCCAAGTGGTGAGCGACAGAACTAA